From Mannheimia pernigra, one genomic window encodes:
- a CDS encoding VENN motif pre-toxin domain-containing protein, whose translation MGAAVLAQAVYGKAASDLTTEEKANLLASAKLLAGIASGAVSTGNGAETLANASVGMTVAENAVENNAFLDSQVSDLFKDLEKAEKEGSSLEEVFRKYKELSDKQLQDIQENCQSAWCRYGVEKNDEEANQRALELVGFFNSQLSTLSNATQERFIEFVISENAKEIDFINGARTPLEKAIVFLVNNFVEDRENKGIKISPQIASFAKKTTLAKPIEYLSKPKQKVNSSSIGDIVRTPTTHAEDFERKRDSKGNAVYVNKHTGEIWSKSNTRHSDKAGEWKVGLNGKEPTASKKITIGDSDGKIIKKDDK comes from the coding sequence CTGGGAGCTGCGGTACTAGCACAGGCGGTATACGGCAAAGCTGCGTCGGATTTAACCACAGAAGAAAAAGCTAACCTATTGGCTTCAGCAAAATTACTAGCTGGGATTGCAAGTGGCGCAGTAAGTACAGGCAATGGCGCTGAAACACTAGCAAATGCAAGTGTTGGAATGACGGTGGCAGAGAATGCGGTGGAGAATAATGCTTTTTTAGATTCTCAAGTGTCAGATCTTTTCAAAGATTTAGAGAAAGCTGAAAAAGAAGGGAGTTCTCTTGAAGAAGTTTTCCGTAAGTATAAAGAACTAAGTGATAAGCAACTACAAGATATTCAAGAAAATTGCCAATCTGCATGGTGTCGATATGGAGTGGAGAAAAATGATGAGGAAGCTAATCAAAGGGCATTGGAATTAGTTGGTTTCTTTAATTCTCAGTTATCGACATTATCAAACGCTACCCAAGAGAGATTTATCGAATTTGTTATTTCAGAAAATGCAAAAGAAATAGATTTTATTAATGGAGCAAGAACCCCATTAGAAAAAGCGATTGTTTTTTTAGTAAATAACTTTGTTGAAGATAGAGAAAATAAAGGGATAAAGATTTCACCCCAAATTGCTTCTTTTGCAAAGAAAACAACATTGGCAAAACCTATTGAATATTTATCTAAACCAAAACAAAAAGTAAATTCTTCTTCAATAGGAGATATTGTTCGCACTCCTACAACCCATGCTGAAGATTTTGAACGAAAAAGAGATAGCAAAGGTAATGCTGTTTATGTAAATAAACACACTGGAGAAATTTGGTCGAAAAGTAACACGAGACATTCAGATAAAGCTGGTGAGTGGAAAGTTGGTTTAAACGGAAAAGAACCAACAGCCTCTAAGAAAATTACTATAGGAGATTCAGATGGAAAAATCATTAAAAAAGATGATAAATAA
- a CDS encoding helix-turn-helix domain-containing protein, translating into MDINEKIRKLRESNSWSQEQMAEKLNMSLNGYAKIERGESKIYLEKLEQIAQVFDIDIVELMQSDGKNICFQIESPLGSVYQGGGETQLLIEIERLKLALSHANEKECLLNRLLEQKDSEIKALKDLIKTVLPVEDQT; encoded by the coding sequence ATGGATATCAACGAGAAAATTCGTAAGCTACGAGAAAGTAACTCGTGGTCACAAGAGCAAATGGCTGAGAAGCTAAATATGTCTTTAAATGGCTATGCCAAGATTGAACGAGGTGAGAGTAAAATCTACCTAGAGAAACTTGAGCAAATAGCCCAAGTGTTTGATATTGATATTGTTGAACTTATGCAATCTGATGGTAAAAATATCTGTTTTCAAATTGAATCACCCTTAGGCTCTGTATATCAAGGTGGTGGAGAGACTCAGTTACTTATTGAGATTGAACGCTTAAAGCTAGCACTTTCTCATGCAAATGAAAAGGAATGTCTATTGAATAGGTTGCTTGAGCAGAAGGATAGTGAAATTAAGGCCTTGAAAGATTTAATCAAAACGGTTCTTCCTGTAGAAGATCAGACTTGA
- the qatC gene encoding Qat anti-phage system QueC-like protein QatC, which translates to MTQLVFHHDIEQLKNLPNGVIPVHLYGVGNKKLQIANIGNKVLDEVKRLSIEPSDVVMDFLTIALAVTAADTFVLRKDTANGWCRSLSITLPLCQPDIWQANKTHLEQILHFLSGDIWQFNFQAGGKLPPQPHKLNSRAKLVDLRNKGCVCLFSGGLDSAIGAIDLLEQGYSPVLVSHSYKGDKSRQQMIVEKFNQSRYANQFSQFNAIAQPHLNNGGATEITMRTRSLNFLAFAVVSAYALQEVIQKEIDIFVPENGVISINAPLTSLRVGTLSTRTTHPYFIQEIQKLFTAVNIPFTLKNPYQFKTKGQMIAECKNLPLLRQIIPDTVSCSHWKRKNQQCGVCVPCLIRRASLHYAGITNDAQYEFNDIRQILINQDRKDDLFALIRAIHQKNDRNINQWVLQSGRLPIQQLNQFANVFVDGLNEVEQLLIANQIL; encoded by the coding sequence ATGACCCAATTGGTTTTTCATCACGACATTGAACAATTAAAAAATCTACCAAACGGTGTAATACCTGTTCATTTGTATGGAGTAGGCAACAAAAAACTACAAATTGCTAACATTGGTAATAAGGTTTTGGATGAAGTAAAAAGATTGAGTATTGAGCCCAGTGATGTCGTAATGGATTTTTTGACGATTGCTTTGGCAGTTACGGCAGCAGATACTTTTGTTTTGCGAAAAGATACTGCAAATGGTTGGTGTCGTTCTTTATCCATTACTTTACCTTTGTGCCAGCCTGATATTTGGCAAGCAAACAAAACTCATTTAGAGCAAATTTTACATTTTCTAAGTGGTGATATTTGGCAATTTAATTTTCAGGCAGGAGGGAAATTACCACCGCAGCCCCATAAATTAAATAGCAGAGCTAAATTGGTGGATCTGAGAAATAAAGGCTGCGTTTGCTTATTTTCTGGTGGTTTGGATTCAGCGATTGGGGCGATTGATTTATTAGAACAGGGTTATTCACCTGTATTGGTTAGTCATTCTTATAAAGGCGATAAATCACGCCAGCAAATGATTGTTGAAAAATTTAACCAAAGTCGTTATGCCAATCAATTTTCCCAATTTAATGCAATTGCACAGCCACATTTAAACAATGGCGGGGCAACTGAAATTACAATGCGAACCAGAAGTTTAAATTTCTTGGCATTTGCAGTTGTATCAGCTTATGCATTACAGGAAGTTATTCAAAAAGAGATTGATATTTTCGTACCTGAAAATGGGGTTATTTCAATCAATGCCCCTTTAACCTCACTCAGAGTTGGTACTTTGAGTACCCGTACCACGCATCCTTATTTTATTCAAGAAATACAAAAATTATTCACTGCGGTCAACATTCCTTTTACTTTAAAAAATCCTTATCAATTTAAAACGAAAGGTCAAATGATAGCAGAATGTAAAAATTTACCATTATTGCGACAAATTATCCCTGATACCGTGTCGTGTAGCCATTGGAAACGCAAAAACCAACAATGTGGGGTTTGCGTTCCCTGTTTGATTCGTAGAGCCTCATTGCATTATGCTGGGATTACCAATGATGCTCAATATGAATTTAATGATATTCGGCAAATTTTAATAAATCAGGATAGAAAAGATGATTTGTTTGCTTTAATAAGAGCTATTCATCAAAAAAATGATCGCAATATAAATCAATGGGTTTTACAAAGTGGCCGATTACCTATTCAACAATTAAATCAGTTTGCAAATGTTTTTGTGGATGGATTGAACGAAGTAGAACAACTTTTAATAGCGAACCAAATATTATGA
- the qatD gene encoding Qat anti-phage system TatD family nuclease QatD, with amino-acid sequence MMDMHCHLDLYSNPQYVVERCQDENLYVLSVTTTPKAWYGTSLLAKDCSRIRTALGLHPQLAHERWQELELFDALLNQTRYVGEIGLDGGREFKPYWETQLKVFRHILRSSAKAGGKILSIHSRMSASAVLDELSQINDNLPILHWFSGTKQQLKRAVEIGCYFSVGPAMLSSKKGYGLAQLMPIEKILIETDGPFGNFKTQALFPWNANIAIAILADMWRMNILETENILRQNLFSLVSKHI; translated from the coding sequence ATGATGGATATGCATTGTCATTTGGATTTATATTCCAATCCACAATATGTAGTGGAACGATGTCAAGATGAGAATCTGTATGTCTTATCTGTTACAACTACACCAAAAGCGTGGTATGGCACAAGTTTATTAGCAAAAGATTGTTCTCGTATTCGTACCGCTTTGGGATTACATCCCCAATTAGCTCACGAACGTTGGCAAGAATTAGAATTGTTTGATGCTTTGTTAAACCAAACTCGCTATGTGGGTGAAATTGGCTTAGATGGTGGAAGAGAGTTTAAGCCATATTGGGAAACCCAATTAAAGGTTTTTCGTCATATTTTAAGAAGCTCAGCAAAAGCTGGTGGTAAAATATTAAGCATACACTCTAGAATGAGTGCTAGTGCTGTACTAGATGAATTGAGTCAAATAAATGACAATTTACCAATTCTTCATTGGTTTTCGGGTACCAAACAGCAGTTAAAGCGAGCAGTTGAAATAGGCTGTTATTTCTCGGTTGGACCTGCAATGTTGAGTAGTAAAAAGGGATATGGTTTAGCTCAACTTATGCCAATAGAAAAAATATTAATTGAAACTGATGGACCTTTTGGGAATTTTAAAACACAAGCTTTATTCCCTTGGAATGCTAATATTGCCATTGCAATATTGGCAGATATGTGGAGGATGAATATTTTAGAAACTGAAAATATATTGAGACAAAATCTCTTTAGCTTAGTTTCAAAACATATATAA
- a CDS encoding KAP family P-loop NTPase fold protein produces the protein MWSDTESKEDYLNFGEVSQIVTEILETEAMLPVSIGIFGNWGAGKSSLLNLIEQQIKPDEWIVIKFDAWLYQGFDDARAALLEVIASHLIQAAKDDETIWKKSKNLFARIDGLRLFGLMADGAALVAGIPTFGLISRTFETAQNSLDGIQDEAESKQVVEVGKEIVDSGRNLIKSKEKQTPPQQIDAFRKEYGEILQDLGKKLVIVIDNLDRCLPANAIQTLEAIRLFLFLNRTAFIIAADEEMIRHSVAEHYKDLSYRHQIDYLDKLIQIPIRVPKAGVLEIRAYLYMLYAIHQKLSTEKLENLRRFLEAHLQQSWKNQSLKPEEVTHMIGEQNNQALLADFERANRISPLLANSPNIHGNPRIVKRILNTIKMRTKIADKRQIPLNEPVITKLVIFERCVDSDVVIKFYQLINEKEGKLELLKELENNHEQNLSTLSENKSIQEFIKEWVKLEPKLSDVDLRAAIYLSRETIPLNTYTAQLSQKAQDALSILLTTTARTGSQNTQNVIQGLTMDEQISVMETLIEQLRKVDNWDKSPNGFMGACLLAENSEDGAKILNRFIVELKKKGINYPWLKTRLTSETWYKE, from the coding sequence ATGTGGTCAGATACTGAGTCTAAAGAAGACTATCTTAATTTTGGTGAGGTATCCCAAATTGTTACTGAAATATTGGAAACTGAGGCTATGTTACCAGTTTCAATAGGTATTTTTGGTAACTGGGGAGCAGGTAAGTCCTCTTTGTTAAATTTAATTGAGCAACAAATCAAGCCCGATGAGTGGATTGTGATTAAATTTGATGCTTGGCTTTATCAAGGATTCGACGATGCCAGGGCAGCACTTTTAGAAGTGATTGCTAGTCATTTGATTCAGGCTGCCAAAGATGACGAAACCATTTGGAAAAAATCTAAAAATTTATTTGCAAGAATTGATGGATTGCGTTTGTTTGGTTTAATGGCTGACGGGGCTGCTTTAGTAGCAGGAATACCAACTTTTGGTTTAATTTCCAGAACATTTGAAACAGCCCAAAATTCATTGGATGGTATTCAGGATGAAGCAGAAAGCAAACAAGTTGTGGAGGTAGGAAAAGAAATTGTTGATTCAGGCAGAAATCTGATTAAATCCAAAGAAAAACAAACACCACCACAGCAAATTGATGCATTTAGAAAAGAATATGGCGAAATATTACAGGATTTAGGCAAAAAGCTAGTTATTGTGATTGATAATCTTGACCGTTGCCTGCCTGCTAATGCTATTCAAACATTGGAGGCGATTCGTTTATTTTTATTCTTAAATCGTACTGCTTTTATCATAGCCGCTGATGAGGAAATGATTCGCCATTCTGTTGCCGAACATTATAAAGATTTGTCATATCGTCATCAAATTGATTATTTGGATAAACTCATTCAAATTCCTATTCGTGTACCTAAAGCTGGTGTTCTTGAAATTCGCGCATATTTGTATATGCTATACGCCATTCATCAAAAATTATCTACCGAAAAATTAGAAAACTTACGCCGATTTTTAGAAGCTCATTTGCAACAATCTTGGAAAAATCAATCTTTAAAGCCAGAAGAGGTAACCCACATGATTGGAGAGCAAAATAACCAAGCTCTATTGGCAGATTTTGAACGAGCAAATAGAATATCCCCTTTATTGGCAAATTCCCCTAATATTCACGGTAATCCCCGAATTGTAAAACGCATTTTAAATACCATTAAAATGCGCACCAAAATCGCAGACAAGCGTCAAATTCCACTAAACGAACCAGTTATTACCAAGTTGGTGATTTTTGAGCGATGTGTGGATTCTGATGTAGTAATAAAATTTTATCAGCTTATCAATGAAAAAGAGGGTAAACTTGAATTATTAAAAGAGCTGGAAAATAACCATGAGCAAAATTTATCAACACTCTCTGAAAATAAATCTATTCAAGAATTTATCAAAGAATGGGTAAAATTAGAGCCAAAATTATCCGATGTTGATTTGCGAGCGGCGATTTATTTATCCAGAGAAACCATACCATTAAATACTTATACCGCCCAACTTTCTCAAAAAGCACAAGATGCTTTAAGTATTTTACTTACAACCACAGCAAGAACAGGTTCACAAAACACCCAAAATGTTATTCAGGGATTAACAATGGATGAACAAATCTCTGTTATGGAAACTTTAATTGAACAATTAAGAAAAGTGGATAATTGGGATAAAAGCCCAAATGGTTTTATGGGAGCTTGTTTGCTAGCGGAAAATTCAGAAGACGGTGCAAAAATTTTAAATCGTTTTATTGTTGAATTAAAAAAGAAAGGTATTAATTATCCGTGGCTTAAAACAAGATTAACAAGCGAAACTTGGTATAAGGAGTAA